The following proteins are encoded in a genomic region of Variovorax paradoxus:
- a CDS encoding IclR family transcriptional regulator, which produces MPRKAQTESVSDLNAAPGGAAAVDRALSLLSAFQPGDEALSLAQFAERTQLYKSTVLRLLASLEHARLIRRQDDGRYALGAEIARLHGLYAASLSLDRIVPPVLRTLAAATGESAAYHVRQAQGDSWVRLCQFRVDSSHVVRDHVRAGDLLPNDRGAGARVLIAFGPEAERPRSAKERKLYDTIRAQGYCALVGDRTAELAGISAPVFHADGSLAAAVTLTMPAHRYEERHIEPVCASARQLSGMI; this is translated from the coding sequence ATGCCCCGCAAAGCCCAGACCGAATCGGTTTCCGACCTCAATGCCGCCCCCGGCGGCGCCGCCGCGGTCGACCGCGCGCTGAGCCTGCTCTCGGCCTTCCAGCCCGGCGACGAGGCGCTGTCGCTGGCGCAGTTCGCCGAGCGCACGCAGCTCTACAAGAGCACGGTGCTGCGGCTTCTGGCTTCGCTCGAACATGCGCGGCTGATCCGCCGGCAGGACGACGGACGCTATGCATTGGGCGCGGAGATCGCGCGGCTGCACGGCCTCTATGCGGCGTCGCTCTCCCTCGACCGCATCGTGCCGCCGGTGCTGCGCACGCTGGCCGCGGCCACCGGCGAGAGCGCGGCGTACCACGTGCGGCAGGCGCAGGGCGACAGCTGGGTGCGGCTGTGCCAGTTCCGCGTCGATTCGTCGCATGTGGTGCGCGACCATGTGCGCGCGGGCGATCTGCTGCCGAACGACCGAGGCGCCGGTGCGCGCGTGCTGATCGCCTTCGGCCCGGAAGCCGAGCGCCCGCGCAGTGCCAAGGAGCGCAAGCTGTACGACACCATTCGCGCCCAGGGCTACTGCGCGCTGGTGGGCGACCGCACGGCCGAGCTGGCCGGCATTTCGGCGCCGGTGTTCCATGCCGACGGCAGCCTGGCCGCGGCGGTGACGCTGACCATGCCAGCGCACCGCTACGAAGAGCGCCACATCGAGCCGGTGTGCGCCTCCGCGCGCCAACTCAGCGGAATGATCTGA